The DNA window CCGGCTGCCCCGGGAGAATCGGGGCCGGCCTACCTTGCGGCGGGCAGCGGCAGTCCGGTCGGGGCAGCGCCGGGCGTTGGCGGCGTCGAAAGAACGTTGTCGACGGTCCCCGCGGGCGGTGGGCGCGGCACGGCATCGACGGCTTTCTTCTCTCCCGCGGGAGGCTTGGGAAAGTACCGGGAGAACATCTCCGGACGGTAAATCCGGTAATACTGGAGAAGGTTGAGGAAGACCCTGCGCAGGTAGAAGCGCGTCTCCTTGTAGTTGATCCCTTCCAGGAACGCCGCCGGATCGCCGTTCGACGGTTTCCACCAGCGTTCCACCGCCGACTCCCCCGCGTTGTACGCCGCCACCGCCCGGAAATAGTCCCCCCCGTACCCCTTCACCAGGCGTGACAGGTACGACGCGCCGAGCCGGATGTTCACGGAAGGACGGAGCAGCTCCTTCCTGCCCGGCTTCGACATCTTCTCCCTCCGGGCCGCCTCCGCCGCCGTCCGGGGCATCAACTGCATCAGGCCCACGGCGCCCGCGGAGGAGAGGATGTCCGACTGGAAACGGGACTCCTGGCGGATGACGGCATGGAGAACGAGCGGGTCGATCCCGGAACGCCTGCGATCGCAATCGGCGAGGAACTCGGGCGCAAGCGGATACTGGATCCGGTCCGTGAGTCCCGGTTTCTCCGGGTCGAGAGGAACGTTGGACGTCTCGCGGATCCCGCCTTTCAGGTCGCCGGCGAGGTAGCGGAAAAGACCCTGCGCCCCGCCGTCTCCCATCCCGATCGCCTTCCGCGCCGCCGTGCGGTCGACACGCTCCGCCTCGCGGACAGCGTATTCGAGCACCCCGAGGAGGGTCAGGCGTTCCGCACGGCGTACCTTCTCCGCGTCGGCCTCCCCCCAATCCGCCTTCCGGATCCGCTCCCAGAGCCGCGCACGCTCCTCGCCGCACGCCTTCGTCTCGCCGCTGGAGGGAGCGTTCAGGAATCGGAACGTTTCCGCTCCCCGCGCCGATGCCGCGAAGAGCCCGTAGATCCCGGCAAACGCATCTCCGGCAAGATCCGCGAAGACCGGTTCCGCCTCCGCCCCCCTGCCGGCGTCGCGAAGCGCCCGCGCCTTCCAGTACCGGTGCCGGGCGCGCTCCACCGACCCGCCTCCCCCCGTCTCCCCCGCGGAGAACGCGGCGATCGCCTCGTCGTGGCGTCCCGCACGATACAGGCCGTAGGCGTACCGGAACAGAGCCTCCAGCCGGATCGAATCGTCCCGGGCGCCCCTGAGGCGCCCGTACGCTTCCGTCGCCCCCGCGAGATCCCCCTCGTCCTCGGCGATCCACGCCGCGAGATACAGCGCCCGTTCCGCCGTCCCGGGGAGAGTGCTGCCCCCGGCGATCTCGAGGAACACCTTGCGGGCCTCCTCGAGCCGCCCCGCCTTCCACTCCACCCGTGCCTGGAGGAAGCGGACCTCCGATCGATACGCCGGCGGTGCGTCCGCAAGATATTTGGCCAGGAGCGCG is part of the bacterium genome and encodes:
- a CDS encoding transglycosylase SLT domain-containing protein — translated: MPSRSRFLGILAFLVLFPNIVIGASAGRGLDDAFREGWSLLQKERYAEARAAFAKIPPLEYDLGDYVVYFGGEAAAREGKRIEAKESLRLLEEKFPGSPLLPYLHHEVAFAAALDNDVAATRTAFELSRGKVSGSGRKAEEGYIAAFLAGEGSPTAEAAALHLENFSAYAAREAGILSCERLWKWRADGRFAGWDLSPGFYAKFAKAAARAGETERARGLFDEAILRFPPSGEFYAVILDYAEFHRKQGETAAAAALLAKYLADAPPAYRSEVRFLQARVEWKAGRLEEARKVFLEIAGGSTLPGTAERALYLAAWIAEDEGDLAGATEAYGRLRGARDDSIRLEALFRYAYGLYRAGRHDEAIAAFSAGETGGGGSVERARHRYWKARALRDAGRGAEAEPVFADLAGDAFAGIYGLFAASARGAETFRFLNAPSSGETKACGEERARLWERIRKADWGEADAEKVRRAERLTLLGVLEYAVREAERVDRTAARKAIGMGDGGAQGLFRYLAGDLKGGIRETSNVPLDPEKPGLTDRIQYPLAPEFLADCDRRRSGIDPLVLHAVIRQESRFQSDILSSAGAVGLMQLMPRTAAEAARREKMSKPGRKELLRPSVNIRLGASYLSRLVKGYGGDYFRAVAAYNAGESAVERWWKPSNGDPAAFLEGINYKETRFYLRRVFLNLLQYYRIYRPEMFSRYFPKPPAGEKKAVDAVPRPPPAGTVDNVLSTPPTPGAAPTGLPLPAAR